The following are from one region of the Streptomyces rubrogriseus genome:
- a CDS encoding phage terminase small subunit, producing MGARGPIGKRSEERMGHRSKEEIDSITKAPSGPPTDLPDLPGADPLWHPIASDWYLSLRESGQAAFYQPSDWAVARYAADLMSKVLLSERGPNGQLVAALNSVMSSLLTTEGDRRRARMELERKKPSSQADADVTVLDDYRSAFGG from the coding sequence ATGGGCGCTCGTGGACCTATCGGTAAGCGCTCCGAGGAGCGCATGGGCCATCGCTCAAAGGAAGAGATCGACTCAATCACGAAGGCGCCGTCGGGGCCACCGACGGACCTACCGGACCTGCCGGGCGCGGACCCGTTGTGGCATCCCATCGCCTCGGACTGGTACCTCAGCCTGAGGGAGTCGGGGCAGGCGGCGTTCTATCAGCCGTCGGACTGGGCTGTCGCCCGCTACGCCGCGGACCTGATGTCGAAGGTGCTGCTGTCGGAGCGTGGTCCGAACGGCCAGCTGGTCGCGGCCCTGAACTCGGTGATGTCGTCGCTGTTGACGACGGAGGGGGACCGGCGTCGGGCCCGTATGGAGCTGGAGCGGAAGAAGCCCTCCAGTCAGGCCGATGCCGATGTGACGGTGCTCGATGACTACCGCTCCGCCTTCGGGGGTTGA
- a CDS encoding bifunctional DNA primase/polymerase gives MTSTPAPRRTRCEQCTGPLPLMARADALYCGATCRKRASRARIAVEQERVAGEQASRIPSELTARPRWVRYSWRKVPLRVDGRFASVDDPSSWSDFPTVAKASAGEGVGFVLTASDGIVVVDLDHAVENGRVLPWAQAIVDQLPPTYMERGRSGTGLHLWFRGSVPAGRRVRRGEVAIEVYSDRRYMIVGDRVSGTPLSLAELPDAAGLIASL, from the coding sequence CGCTGCCGTTGATGGCGCGGGCGGATGCCCTGTACTGCGGTGCGACCTGCCGGAAGCGCGCGAGCAGGGCGCGGATCGCGGTCGAGCAGGAGCGGGTGGCCGGCGAGCAGGCCTCGCGTATCCCGTCCGAGTTGACGGCGCGTCCGCGGTGGGTTCGGTACTCGTGGCGGAAGGTGCCGTTGCGGGTCGACGGCCGGTTCGCCTCGGTGGATGACCCGTCGTCCTGGTCGGACTTCCCGACTGTGGCGAAGGCGTCGGCTGGTGAGGGCGTCGGCTTCGTCCTGACGGCCAGTGACGGGATCGTGGTTGTCGACCTGGACCACGCGGTCGAGAACGGTCGAGTGCTGCCGTGGGCGCAGGCGATCGTCGACCAGTTGCCGCCGACGTACATGGAGCGCGGCCGGTCCGGTACCGGCCTGCATCTGTGGTTCCGCGGGTCGGTGCCGGCCGGGCGCCGGGTTCGCCGCGGAGAGGTCGCGATCGAGGTGTACTCCGACCGCCGCTACATGATCGTGGGTGACCGGGTTTCGGGTACGCCCCTCAGTCTTGCCGAGCTGCCTGACGCGGCCGGTTTGATCGCTTCGCTCTGA